The genomic window AGAAACTTTACCAGCGATTGATccatgtgtcactgtttgttcaGCATCTGCCTCACCTGAGTCTGAAAGCGTCACACAAAACCCACctgaacagaacacacacattaacacacaccaacacacaccaacacacacactgtcacacacattaacacacaccaacacacacaccgtcacacagacaggacgatcacctcacagcagcagctcgtgctctgaagctgtgaaggctgtttgtgtagctgtttaaagggaacacacactgaagtgtAACAACGTGAGCGGCTGCTGCTTTAAAGGACATCAGAAGCTGTGAGCTCAGAGCGAAGCTGGACACAATATGTCCTCACAAACAAATCGCACATTCAGTCCACATGAGAAGACGCTGTCAGAGCAGAGGTCCCCAAATGTCTCAgatctcactgtgtgtgtctgtcagaggacggtgtgtgtgtatctgtcagaggacggtgtgtgtgtgtatctgtcagaggacggtgtgtgtgtgtgtgtgtctgtcagaggacggtgtgtctgtgtctgtcacaggacggtgtgtctgtgtgtgtgtcagaggacagtgtgtgtgtgtgtgtctgtcaaaggactgtgtgtgtgtgtctgtcagaggacggtgtgtctgtgtgtgtgtcagaggacagtgtgtgtgtgtgtgtctgtcaaaggactgtgtgtgtgtgtctgtcagaggacagtgtgtgtgtgtgtgtctgtcaaaggaccgtgtgtgtgtgtgtgtgtctgtcagaggacggtgtgtgtgtgtgtgtctctcagaggacagtgtgtgtgtctgtcagaggacggtgtgtctgtgtgtctgtcagaggacggtgtgtctgtgtctgtcacaggacggtgtgtctgtgtgtctgtcacaggacggtgtgtctgtgtgtgtgtcagaggacagtgtgtgtgtgtgtgtctgtcaaaggactgtgtgtgtgtgtctgtcagaggacggtgtgtctgtgtgtgtgtcagaggacagtgtgtgtgtgtgtgtctgtcaaaggactgtgtgtgtgtgtctgtcagaggacggtgtgtgtgtgtgtgtctgtcaaaggaccgtgtgtgtgtgtgtctgtcagaggacggtgtgtgtgtgtgtgtctctcagaggacagtgtgtgtgtctgtcagaggacggtgtgtctgtgtgtgtgtcagaggacagtgtgtgtgtgtgtctgtcaaaggactgtgtgtgtgtgtctgttagaggacggtgtgtgtctgtcaaaggactgtgtgtgtgtctgtcagaggactgtgtgtgtgtctgtcagaggactgtgtgtgtgtctggttttaTTTGACCGCCTGCTGCGTCCTGACTGAAACGTTCATCCTGTGTTCCGCTGTGATTTTTTGTGcgcttgtttgtgtgacttgtgaTGACAAATCCCCGCCTGTGTGTTAGACAGACTCAGGAAGCCTCTAAAGTTCTTCAGAAGGAATCAGACCTGCAGCCTGCTGAGCTGCCACTTCACTCGCTTTGGGGGTCCTAATCGGAGGACACTGCTGGTCCTGGACTGGGAGGGTCTGACTGAGACCgacagaaccacacaggtctACAAAGAAGACAGAACCTTTGGGGAGCGCTGCTCTGGAGCTGGACTATGGCCGCCCTCCGCTCTGTGACTCACTGCGTGAAGCATCAGAAGCAGAGGACTTGCATATAATCAGatctgagctctgtgtgttcagggcAACGGCAGAGGCACCAGCACATCCACGTAGCTGACCGGGAAGAGCCCCGACCGACCGCCCAGCACGCCCTCGTACCAGTTGGCATCAACCTGGCCAGTGAGGACGATGACGTCACCTTGATTGAAGCCCAGCTCGCCTTTGTGGTTTGGGAGGAAGGAGTACAACGCCCGGCAACATGGCTGATCCAGGAGCAGCTGACTGTCAGCTGGGCCAGAGACACCAGGACAGTTGATTTCTGGGATGTCCTGTGTCATTTCTGTATGTCTGTGCCTTGTCTTACCGTAGCAGGGGATGGGGCTGCTGGGTCTGGACGGTAACACCGTGGGCGGCTCTCCTGCACAGAAACAGATGCAAACAAATCGCACACAGAACTAACATGAGAAACATTTCTgaaacataaagataataaaacctgaaggagctgcagacgGCCGGTGGAGaagtctgatgctgctgctgtgctcagtCCTGACCCGGACGTTTGTGGACCTGAACCGCCGCTCAGGCTTGTTGCTGGCAGCCGTCAGTCTGTTTCCACAGATGAAGACAGACTGATGGGTGGATTTATTTGATCAAAATGGAGTCACAAACTGtacaatgaactgaaacacaaggtacagaggaggaagaggaggaggaggaggaagaggaggaagaggaggaggaggaagaggaggaggaggaagaggaggaagaggaggaagaggaggaagaggaggaaaaggaagaggaggaagaggaggaagaggaggaggaggaagaggaggagataaaggaggacgaggaagaggatgaagaggaggaggaggaggaggaggaggaggaagaggaggaggaagaagacgacCACTGGGCTACTCCCTCAGAGCTCTGACCACAGTGTCAATCACCAGAatcactgtgatgtcacaggtgCTGAATCCAGACTCACCTGGCCTgcaggttgccatggagaccCAGCAGGATGCGGTGGGCGTTGCGGTGAAAGTTGAGCAGCGCAGTGACCAGAGCTGCCAGATGACTGAGCTGGTCCACCTGCGGGAGCAGCACAgccatgatgtgtgtgtgtgtgtctgtgtgtgtttgcgtgtgtgtttgcgtgtgtgtatgtctgtgtgtgtgtctgtgtgtgtgtcagtgtgacctCACATcgttctgcagcagcaggaacatgCTGCCCTCCGCCAGCTCTTTGGAGGTGATGAACTTGTCCCAGGTCTGtcgcagctcctctgcagggacTTTCCCTTGTCGTCTCCGCTTGTAGTCAAAGTCCAGCCGCCGGCCGTTCACCTTCTTCAGCTGGTACTGAGGAGACATGTGTTTGGTCACATCATGCGTGTGTGTCGGTCTGGACTGATCCAGTGGGACTCACTCTGATCTCTTTGAGCTCCGTGTTGTGGAGGTCCTGCAGGGGGTCGATAAAGGTGCGTTTGACATTGACATCCAGGGTGTCTCTGGCCTGGGCCACCTGCTGCAGAGCTCCACCCACACCAGCCAGAGCGCCACCTGGACAGAGGAGACAAGTCATCACAGAAGTCCCAGATCACAGCCACCAGCTTTCTGGACGGACGTCCCACCAAACTCAGAGGCCTGTCCGAGCTCCTGGCCATAGTGCAGCATGCAGTCTCCCAGCATGCCCTCTGTCTGAGGGTACCCCGACGCCCTGCCCTGCCCACGGATCCTGGACATGGTGTTGAGCATGCTCAGTTTCGCTCTGtaagctgcagagacagagaacagGAGCTTTACAGGGGCTGGAGGGGAACGCTGCAGGACTGAAGGCCGATCAGTACCTGGGTTCGGCTGGAGGAACTCCGTGGTTCTGGTCAGCAGGTCCGCCAGCAGAGCGTGAatcactgtgacactctgacacacacacacacacacacacacacagcaggggtcAGTCTGGGCTTGGGTCAGACGGAGGTCTTCAGTGTGTGTCGAGTTCAAACCTTCTCCATCTTCAGGAAGTCTTGGTCCAGCCGGGTTCCTTCTGCTCCCATCAGCCGCTCATTCAGCAGCTGGAaggtcagaggaggagacagtgaCCACGtcaccacagcaacacacagcgaAGCACACGCACACTTCAGCAGCACAAAACTCTTtgtaaacaggaaaaacaacaactgaCACAAACTGACTGAAGGTATTGATACAGAACTGACTGATCAATGAACGTATCAGAGCTGTGACGGGACCGAACAGCGGGGTGCCCGGCTCTCACTGATTTACTGCAGCGGATTGATCGGTGTGAGCAGCAGGCCGCGTGTCGCAGTGAAACAGGACTCTCAGCCTTAAAATCAGGCCAAGTTACCCCGGCTCGGTTCGGCCCGGCCCGGTCCAGCCCGCGTACCTGGCTGGCCTTGTGGAGCTGCTTCTTCATACCGGAGACAGACATCTTCATCCGCCGGAGATCAGCGGAGCTCCTGCCGCATGCGGACAGCCTCCATCCCTCTGAGACGCTCCGTCCCCCGCAGAGTCACTGCGGCGAAACGCTTCCAGGACcgggaccaggaccaggacgaGGACCACGACCCAGACCAGGACCGAGGcctgctgcttttattcttcTTATTATGAAATCACTCTGCAGCCTCAATAATCACTGTTCTTATGAATGATGTTTATTCTCAGTGACTCGCAGCCCATTGGTGTATGTGGCCGTGACGTCAGAGGGCGTCTCACACCTGTAGGTTACTGTAAACATGTGTCACGTGACGCTGAGTGTATTTTATGTTTCTAACTTCAGAGCAGCCGCGGCTTCAGATCGGCGGAGTGATACGTGGTGTGTTACGTCTGCTGCCGTTCCTTCGTCTTtgtcacatgacccacagcTCCGTGTTCGTTATTAACACACATTAGTTGTTGTGAATTGAATTCAATAGTTATTTCTCGCTTTCTGTGGTACTCCATTTCCCGTGAGCAGTTGCGGCTCGGTTTGTACGTGTCACATGACCGGTCACTGTCACATGTCAACATGGCCGCCGCGCCGTCCTGCGAGGATTTCAGCAACTTACAGCTTCTGCTGAAGGTACCgctgcttcctgctgacagGTTCGGCCTGTCACATTGGCTCTGTTCGGTTCTGCTTTACGGCACAACAAATAAACACCGTGTTAGCGCTGTGTTAGCcagttagcctgttagcatgagCGTGATTCTCGGTGAGCTAAAGATGCTCAAAATCCCGTGAAAAGCTGATTGACCTCCTGTAGGATCGAACCGTGGATCGAACCGTGGATCAGCTgcttgttgttcttgtttgttgttttgctgttgaCTGTGTCTCTGCTTCAGGCTCCGTCTAAAGACGCTGTGAGGGACGTTTGTGTCCAGAGTCACAGAGGGACGAGCCGCCGGCTGACTGAGAGCACCGCGGCCACACTCAGCATCCCTGCAGGCCAGGCGGCGcaggtctgacacacacagacacacacacacacagacacacagacagacacacacacacacagacacacacagacagacacagacacacacacacacagacacacacacacacacacacacacacacagacagacacacacacacacacagacacacacagacagacacagacacacacagacacacacagacagacacacacacacacagacacacacagacagacacagacacacacagacacagacacacacacacacagacacacagacagacacacacacacacagacagacacagacacacacagacacagacagacacacagacacacacacacacagacacacacagacagacacagacacacacagacagacagacacacacacacacagacacacagacagacagacacacagacacacacacagacacacacacagacacaggtgtctctctctttctctctctcacacacacacactgtttgtataCATCTGGGAcatgctgtgacatcacaaaatGCCGGATGGAATCAAATGTGCCACGTAGGACAAGAAGAAAGCCTCAAACATCGTAATTATTAGAAGATGAGTGTGTCTTAGTGTCGATGCTTTCTTTGAACCATGTGTCCTCTCCCACAGCTGGTCCAGTCCCTACATGCTCTGTCCCATCACGTCCTCTTCCACAACCTCAGCTCACCCGAACAGATCCTCGCCATCTTCCCAGAATCCTTCCACTCCAACCTGAAGAACCTCATCACCAAGATCCTGCTGGAGAACAGGTCAGATCCACCAGAATGTCCTGCTGGTGCAGAGACAGTGTCAGGACAAAAACTCTGTGAGGTCACTGTAATGATGCGTCGCGTCTCCTTCTGCTGTTTTTCAGCCCAACATGGAGGACAGAAGCTCTCAGTGAACAGGGTGAGGACACATCCAGGATGTTTAGGACAGACTAAGAGCATGAGAAgaaaatgtcctcacaaagactgctgtcctctgtgtgtgtgcgcagtctCCCTTCCTCAGCTGAAGGACCTGGACTGGAGAGTGGACATGGTGACCAGCTCGGACTCTGTCAGCCGGATGTCGGTGCCGACCTGCCTGGTTCAGCTGAAGGTGAGTGTGAACCTgctgaggtcatgtgaccactCTGTGGCAGCTGAATAatctcacacacatttacagatgGAGGATCCATCAGCAGAGGGCACGGCGGTTTCCACGGTTACAGTGGAGCTCAGCAGGGAGTCTCTGGACACCATACTGGATGGACTGGGACGCATCAGAGACCAGCTCTCTGTTGTTGCTGGGAAGTAAAGGGCGACGCGTCACCGCCTCTCCCCTCTGTGCAGAGACTGAGGATCAAATATGTTGGAGGCGGAGGCTGCCGCCATCTTGACTGTTGTGGACACATAAACATGATCTGTAACTGTGCCATCCGCTCCTCGCCTGACGACAGCAACATTTCACTGGCTAATCtacaagctaatgctagctgctgcaGAATGAACCTCCAAACAGGAGTGTGCCTTCACCTTCATGTGCTCCTCCTACACCCCGCTGTGAATACAAGATGGCGGCTGTGGAGGGTGAGAAGTGTCCGTCAtattatgaataaataaaacaaagagcagcaggtCTGAGTGTTTACTGAGCTGATGAACATCATAATATGAAAATACCTTTCTGACGTCTgtgtaaacaacaacatatgagaggacagcagctgcagacgcCTGGAGGCTGATCCTGGTCGGGTTTCATGCCTGAGGGTCTACAGGTGGACccgcagctcctcctccagaccTCCACAGGCTGACCACTGCTCCCCTTTATTCGCCCTGGCTGTCAGCACGCTGAAGATGATCACATTCACAGGGCTACTATATGTGTGGGCACTGTGACCTGCAGAAGGCCACAACGAGGCTTTAAGGTCCGGTACCACCGGTACAGGGTTACCTGACACACAAGAGGAGGACTCCGCCCTTTCCTCTGACCTGTGTACACCTACGACATCATGCATTTCAtggcatgatgtgtgtgtgtcacataaaATACTTCTAATATCTGAGTCTGTTAATTGGACTAAATAACTCGCCTAAAGataaaacatgtgttttctgttttttttttgataaataaaaacatggcgTGTCCGTCACAGCCTTGTTTCAGCAGCAGGCAGTGCCACCCACAGGCCGCTCAGACACTCACAtcaggtctgtgtgtttcttcccttttttcagGATGAACATAACAGCTGAGGCAGGAAGTGACCTAACAgactgaatgaaaacacacagacacacacacagtggtgggtctgtgtgtctctgagctcaGTTATTTAACTCAGATCTGTTTATTAGAAGCACACATTCCTAAAACACATCAGCTCCACAGATCAGTCATTAGCAGACACATCAAGtccctctgttctctgtctgccAGCTTCAAAGCACGGCTGCCCAACCTAAGGCCCGTGGCCCACATCAGGCCCGCCTCCGTCTGaaagtctttttaaaaaaaaattcttcatAGAAAGAATGTGCCGCTGTCCCACCAGCAACGCTGAAAAGGAAGCAGTGTAAGCAGCTCTGAGCAGCCGCTAGGTGAAGGACGGAGGGAGGACGGTGATCCCGTCCATGTCCAGCTGCACCGAGTGAACGCTGAAGTCTCCCAGGCCCTGAAACACAACGTCAGCAGCACAGGATGAACATCAGTGGATCACAGCTGGTCCTGCTCTGATGgcatcctgtctgtgtgtgtctgtgtgtgtgtgtgtctctctctgtgtgtctctgtctgtctgagtgtgtctgtgtctgtctgtctgtctgtctctctctgagtgtgtctgtgtctctgtgtgtgtgtctgtctgtctgtctgtgtctgtttctctgtctgtgtctgtctctctgacatCACTGACCCGGAAGGTCATGGTTTTTACCGGCATGTTGTTAAGGATGCGCAGCACCGCCTCCTGTTGGTGAGGCTCCCGGGTCAGCACATAGAGGAAGCCGCCACCTCCGGCGCCTGCCAGGCTCTGACCCAGGACCAGCGGCCTGAGGGCGTCCATCATGGCCCTCACTGAGGTCGGCTCACAGCCGGGAGCcatcagcttcttctgctgccAGGAGCGATCCAGACACCGGCCCAGTCTGAGCAGAGAGCCTGCAGCATCAACAGTAAGCAAGCAGACGGTCAACACAGAGACCAGGGCCTGCTTGCAGCCTGCTCACAGTTTTCTCATGAATGTAACTTTTCTCCttggaaacaggaagaaacaactACAGAGTCTGTAATCAGTTTAACCTCACTATAATGACTCTGATCAGCTGTttgcccagtgcattctgggagttgtaGTTTAGAGCACCTCCAGTCTCTCACCCTCTGAACAAGCTCGGGCACTCTCCTCTGAGTTGGACACCAGCTGCTGAGCGTTCTGGACCATCGCAGGCTGACGACTGTACCAGCTGCGGACCACATCCTGCAGAAAaaccctcatcatcctcatcctcatcatgaGTCAGACACACCGCTGTGAACAGCTATGAAGGTCCAGACCTGCAGCAGGTTCCGAGCCAGCCTCGTCTTGCCGGTGTAGACGAGCAGGAGGTGCTGCTCCAAAGAAACCAAGAACTCCTCTGAAAGATGGAGCCGCTCCACCTTCACCTGCAGGGGCAGAGATGCACCTGAACGACCCACTTTAACTCCGCCCACCAGACCTCCCACCTGATCCTGCCAGCCTCCACCTGAAAAAGGGAGGAGAATAAGAATCAGGAAGGAGTAGGAAGAGGTGTAGCAGGGGGAGGTGCGGTCAGAGTGTCTGTACCAGTGGTGAGAATCTGCTCCAGGAAGAGGACGGCGTGGATCAGGGAGTCTGTGTCGTAGGTTTGACCTGTACATCTGTAGACTGCAGCCAACAGCGCCCCCGCCAGGATGCTGCTGGTACCTGCAGGGACACACGCTGGTCAGGCtcggctctcctgctgctgatgtggttTTGGTCGGTTTCTCACCCAGGCCTGATCCAGTCGGCAGCTCCGACCAGCTGTGGAGCTCCACCCCTCCGCCCCACCTCTGCATCAGCTGATGCCCCAGAGGCTGCTGGGAGGCCAGAGACACTAGgtcgctgcacacacacaccgccttcAGCAGGgctcctgtaacacacacacacacacaccaccttcaGCAGGgctcctgtaacacacacacaccgccttcAGCAGGgctcctgtaacacacacacaccgccttcAGCAGGgctcctgtaacacacacacacacacaccgccttcAGCAGGgttcctgtaacacacacacaccgccttcAGCAGGgctcctgtaacacacacacacacacaccgccttcAGCAGGgttcctgtaacacacacacacacacaccgccttcAGCAGGgctcctgtaacacacacacacacacacacacacacacacacaccgccttcAGCAGGgctcctgtaacacacacacacacacacaccgccttcAGCAGGgctcctgtaacacacacacgcctcagGCCTTCCGCTGCACCTCTTTAACTTTAACCTGTCTGACTGTTAGTACCAGGAGCGTGAGGCTGACAGTGGTCGTTCAGGTCATGTAGACTGTCACACACTGTCTCCGTGGCAACCGCACTGTCCCGTCCACCAGTGTGGCTGACTAGCAGGAGGCGGGGCTCTGGGATACGACGGGCCCTGGCACCAATAGGACGCTTCCCATCAACCATCACTGCGATGTTGGTCACAGAGCCGCCGTGCTCGAAGGCGATGGGCGGAGTGTCACTCCAGCCGCCTGGAACATGAATCACATTTATCCACCACACCTCCAGTCGCTATGGTAACCAACAGATCAGGACTCACCTGCAAGGTCCAGTCTAGCTGGACAGTGCACTTCCTGCCACTCACCAAGGGGTGGGACCTCTCCCTGACCAATAGAGATGAACttctgtgatgacatcacagcctgTCGAAGCAGCACCTGTCCGGCGCCCTCGTAGTGCCTCGCTGCCCTGACGAGCAGGTCCGGCCTGCAGAGGGCAGTAACAGAGGCCAGTAACAGAGGCCATCACACAGCCACCAACATGGTGGCACTGAGCGAGACGCACATGATGAAGCTCACCTGCTGAGCCAGTGCTGCCTCTGCACGGCGAGGGCCTGGATGCCGCCCAGCAGGTTACCCTCCTCCAGCAGGACATAGGCGGAGCTCCAGGCCTCATTATTTGCTGGTCCACTCCTCAGACCACCCCGCCCCTCCGCCATGCACACCAGCACATCGGCTATGCAGGAGAGACAGCGAGCGGCCACGCCTAGCTCCACCCCCTGCTCCCAGCTCCCCGCCAACACTTTTATGTCCAAACATACGACACGTCATTACTGCAATTCATCGTGTCtgagaaatgtttttatttatctgagGTCTCACCACCGTCCAGAGTCTCCAGCAGCACCCCCTGCTGGCCACCCAGCACCGCCGCCCTGAAGCACGGCAGCAGGCAGAGGTCCGTGCAGCTCCTCAGACTGTCCGTCACCCTCCCCTGCCCTGCCAGGAAGAGCAACTCCTCCCTCCACTGGAGCTCCACCTCCTGATGGGTGAGTGACAGCACCTCCATCAGAGACAGCCTCCACGCCTCCCTCCACCGCTGCAGGCAGCCGGGCTGCCCCAGCAGCCAGCCAACGCCTTCCTCCAGTCCCACAGCACCTCCCCTGGGGTGGAGGACCGGGAACAGACGAGCCTTCAGGAGGGAGTGCTGCTCTCCTCTGATCCACAGCTCCTCTGGtctgaagaggagaggaggagaaaaggaaagGAGGGGTTACCTTTGgattggtaaaaaaataaaaatatatgttaAAAATGTCCTACTGTATTCCTGTCCTACTGTAGAACAGGGACCATCTCTGGTTCAGGAAGGAGGCGCTGCTGTGGTCAGAGgagacctgaggaggaggaggaggaggagaaggacagacagaagggTCACATGGTCCTCGTGTTTAGCTCTGTGAACTCTGTGTTTCTGGTTTACCTGCAGGTCGTCGTGTGCTCCCATCACAGTGAAGACACTCAACCGCAGCTCGCCCAGCTCGATTCGATGTCCctggatgatgatgtcactgctgagTGCCAGCCGTCTGAGGCACGCTGATGTCGACAGCTTGAGACCCGACAGCAGGCAGCCTGACGGGATGTCCAGAGGACCCTGGAGGAATGTATGAATGTATAACTCCTCAACACAAACTCAAacattactctctctctcttactaaAATAAACGTGAAATCATTTTCTTACAAACGTCATGGACTCCTCCTGACCTGTAGGTGGCAGTGTTGCACCACTGCACCGGTTGCCACAGCAACATCTCCCTGCAGGACGCTGTTGATCACCCGAGCTCCTTTGCTCACGGCGCTCTCTCTCTGACAGGACAGGAAGCCGTTAGTGCTCACAGACATTAATCAGCTTTGGTATTCAGACGGCTGATGCGTCACCTGGATGTGAGACAGCGTGTTCCTGTCCGTCCAATCACAGGTCAGCCTGTCCACATGTTGCTTCCCAGACAGAGTCAGGTAGTCATAGCGACCACCGGGGATGTGCACTGTGAGGGTGACAGAGTTGTGATAAGCTGaggatgacctttgacctaagAAGGTCTGGCTGATCATAGCTGCTGTATATAAACTTGAGTTACACAGTGTCCACATGGGGGCGCTGTGTCAGAGTCTCAGTGGATCAAAACACATTAAGAGATTCTGACCATCTTTGATGTCAAGTTTGGACAGTAACATGTCATCAGCTGTTGCTTAGCACGTGTCAGCTGCATCATGGCGGGTGCTCCATGGCTGCTCCTACatctacaaaacacacaaaactggcTCTGACCCAGACTGAGCGGCGCTCCTCTCAGGATCCTCCACAGCTCCATCCTGCCGCTCCTCACCGCCGCCCCCTGTGGTCGCGCCTCGTTGACAAACTGATCCTGAGTCACATCTGAGCAAAGACACTTCAACACGTCCAGGAAGAGCGAGACCTAAGGAGGACAGCATGGCAACCGTCAGCAGAACCATCAGGTCAGGTTCTACGTCAACGGACCAGAGAGCTTCCACCTCAGATTTGTTCTTATAATgggtcaattttttttttaacactttcactttcatcATTTAGTCATTAAAGattaaatcaaacatttaacATTATTTAATATCTAAGATTTTCAATAGAATTAATTTATTATATCTTTTTCCTCATGTCTCCATGATTTTTAATCTTTACGTTACACACATGTTCTGAAACAAAGA from Parambassis ranga chromosome 19, fParRan2.1, whole genome shotgun sequence includes these protein-coding regions:
- the fcsk gene encoding L-fucose kinase — its product is MADSGGHQWTVVVLTCQHKDSVYSFQRELELRQQRGTLSPGAVVLTVQDRQEPLGSGGATLNALLVAAEHLSSRAGHTVVTADVLDEAHILILHTGRDFPWSSCSRAFCWLPHENPDQTVQAPVCCVDLLLDRLSNQICPGSPPGVWVCSTDMILSVPPDFVLSWEGFSGVRVLALPGDISYATNHGVYLCDQQGGVRDIIYRGTEEQIQQAVMADGKVPLVSGPVFFSRSVSEKLLQTHVTPPLDGCTYLGLDSGAPPLQVSLFLDVLKCLCSDVTQDQFVNEARPQGAAVRSGRMELWRILRGAPLSLVHIPGGRYDYLTLSGKQHVDRLTCDWTDRNTLSHIQRESAVSKGARVINSVLQGDVAVATGAVVQHCHLQGPLDIPSGCLLSGLKLSTSACLRRLALSSDIIIQGHRIELGELRLSVFTVMGAHDDLQVSSDHSSASFLNQRWSLFYSRTGIQPEELWIRGEQHSLLKARLFPVLHPRGGAVGLEEGVGWLLGQPGCLQRWREAWRLSLMEVLSLTHQEVELQWREELLFLAGQGRVTDSLRSCTDLCLLPCFRAAVLGGQQGVLLETLDGVLAGSWEQGVELGVAARCLSCIADVLVCMAEGRGGLRSGPANNEAWSSAYVLLEEGNLLGGIQALAVQRQHWLSRPDLLVRAARHYEGAGQVLLRQAVMSSQKFISIGQGEVPPLGEWQEVHCPARLDLAGGWSDTPPIAFEHGGSVTNIAVMVDGKRPIGARARRIPEPRLLLVSHTGGRDSAVATETVCDSLHDLNDHCQPHAPGALLKAVCVCSDLVSLASQQPLGHQLMQRWGGGVELHSWSELPTGSGLGTSSILAGALLAAVYRCTGQTYDTDSLIHAVLFLEQILTTGGGWQDQVGGLVGGVKVGRSGASLPLQVKVERLHLSEEFLVSLEQHLLLVYTGKTRLARNLLQDVVRSWYSRQPAMVQNAQQLVSNSEESARACSEGSLLRLGRCLDRSWQQKKLMAPGCEPTSVRAMMDALRPLVLGQSLAGAGGGGFLYVLTREPHQQEAVLRILNNMPGLGDFSVHSVQLDMDGITVLPPSFT
- the sh3gl3b gene encoding endophilin-A3b isoform X3; protein product: MKMSVSGMKKQLHKASQLLNERLMGAEGTRLDQDFLKMEKSVTVIHALLADLLTRTTEFLQPNPAYRAKLSMLNTMSRIRGQGRASGYPQTEGMLGDCMLHYGQELGQASEFGGALAGVGGALQQVAQARDTLDVNVKRTFIDPLQDLHNTELKEIRYQLKKVNGRRLDFDYKRRRQGKVPAEELRQTWDKFITSKELAEGSMFLLLQNDVDQLSHLAALVTALLNFHRNAHRILLGLHGNLQARLTAASNKPERRFRSTNVRVRTEHSSSIRLLHRPSAAPSGEPPTVLPSRPSSPIPCYADSQLLLDQPCCRALYSFLPNHKGELGFNQGDVIVLTGQVDANWYEGVLGGRSGLFPVSYVDVLVPLPLP
- the commd9 gene encoding COMM domain-containing protein 9 — encoded protein: MAAAPSCEDFSNLQLLLKAPSKDAVRDVCVQSHRGTSRRLTESTAATLSIPAGQAAQLVQSLHALSHHVLFHNLSSPEQILAIFPESFHSNLKNLITKILLENSPTWRTEALSEQVSLPQLKDLDWRVDMVTSSDSVSRMSVPTCLVQLKMEDPSAEGTAVSTVTVELSRESLDTILDGLGRIRDQLSVVAGK
- the sh3gl3b gene encoding endophilin-A3b isoform X1 codes for the protein MKMSVSGMKKQLHKASQLLNERLMGAEGTRLDQDFLKMEKSVTVIHALLADLLTRTTEFLQPNPAYRAKLSMLNTMSRIRGQGRASGYPQTEGMLGDCMLHYGQELGQASEFGGALAGVGGALQQVAQARDTLDVNVKRTFIDPLQDLHNTELKEIRYQLKKVNGRRLDFDYKRRRQGKVPAEELRQTWDKFITSKELAEGSMFLLLQNDVDQLSHLAALVTALLNFHRNAHRILLGLHGNLQARLTAASNKPERRFRSTNVRVRTEHSSSIRLLHRPSAAPSGEPPTVLPSRPSSPIPCYGKTRHRHTEMTQDIPEINCPGVSGPADSQLLLDQPCCRALYSFLPNHKGELGFNQGDVIVLTGQVDANWYEGVLGGRSGLFPVSYVDVLVPLPLP
- the sh3gl3b gene encoding endophilin-A3b isoform X2, yielding MGAEGTRLDQDFLKMEKSVTVIHALLADLLTRTTEFLQPNPAYRAKLSMLNTMSRIRGQGRASGYPQTEGMLGDCMLHYGQELGQASEFGGALAGVGGALQQVAQARDTLDVNVKRTFIDPLQDLHNTELKEIRYQLKKVNGRRLDFDYKRRRQGKVPAEELRQTWDKFITSKELAEGSMFLLLQNDVDQLSHLAALVTALLNFHRNAHRILLGLHGNLQARLTAASNKPERRFRSTNVRVRTEHSSSIRLLHRPSAAPSGEPPTVLPSRPSSPIPCYGKTRHRHTEMTQDIPEINCPGVSGPADSQLLLDQPCCRALYSFLPNHKGELGFNQGDVIVLTGQVDANWYEGVLGGRSGLFPVSYVDVLVPLPLP